The nucleotide sequence TCGGGGGTCATGACAAAAGTAGATTGTGAGGTGCTGCCTGGCCCAAGAAGGAGAGGATAAAGGTCACCGCTGCTGTTGCACCAGAGGATGGGGATCCGGGTCTTGTAATCCTTTACAAGAAAACCAAAAGGGTCAAATTCAACAGAAACAAAATTAAATGAGTTCAATCTATTAGGTCGTCGCTCGAGAACCCCCGAGGAACTTAGGAGATTAAACGAGGAGGAGCGCGTAAGAAGTAAAGGACCTAATGCTCAAAACTTTTATGGAAGAACAAGTCTGTACCATCGCGACAAGAAGATGCTCATCGTGGGAGACGGGAATTTTAGCTTTGCACATAGCGTGGcggtgtcacaccctgatatttccacgtattaccggtgggcccggtggggagtatcgtgacgtagttgatatcatcatagtcaataatcacagtttaatgcacagcggaagtctaaaagtaatatattacaaaccgaatgaaagtaacatgagtattacaaacggaatgtaaaaaggatccacaggcggatcaaaataaaagaacataattgttcaacagattttaagTGACAAATCTTGCAAGACTCTTATTTATTCactcaggagtagccagcctattccgcctAGTACATGCActttagcctttttggaaaatacgtcagtttacactggtaaatacaattaaccgactcttttaaaaatatttaacaaagaattatttaaatgcacaaggcacaaaaaaaacttttataacttgggacaattattttaaaaataatcttgtatacagatttatatgtttgtcgtccgccagggccggttagaagagccggacaagattaactgacacaccacaggtataatgcccacaaggagAACTCCTTATTGTGGATTACCAtttatacatacgcaactgtcaggtgtatgcctacaccccgtgcttaagtcgtagCCATTTCactgaatgagccgaggatatccaggacatggtcattaaccccccaaaggccatataccaaacaaaacagattaaaacgggctATGCAaatatattaatcacaatccgatttaaacaattacacacccgaccaagcggtaattattataataccgtatcccaagcctgtataacggaaaataagttaaaagtatttacctgagcaaatatTCAAATTTATCTCAACCGTATACAATCAGCAAGTGCATATaccttttactgggctcctaaatctggaacgaaggtttttaataacctattagattcctaacgggtctttcttaagtttaaacttagaccggttagttttaatgaaaggtttacggttcaaaacgcaagattaagcgaagaccggattagaatgtgatttagacccgacaagtttgaagacttgtataatatgggtaaactaaacacattctggattttgagataaaaatgataaggtctAACCCGTtttggttaatttatgcaaactagttacataaaccgcaccgaatcgcgaaaaatgcataacaggtaaacaaatgagtcatgaacaggtttcctaagttaatataccttaaatatgttgtgatatcagtaggataccttccattatgcccaaaacggatttaaactcaaattaagccccgtaggggtattttggtcattttaaaggttataaaagagattaaatattaatctgaggttTTGGTCTGAAATGATTAGTAAAAATATTTACTTTTGCAGgtcatatcagtagggtattgcatatatgtgaaatttatcatgtataaccaaactatgcaccgtaggggcattttggtaatttcacataagctttaaaggtcaaatttggaaatctgagttcaaaacttttgcttactgttaaagtataaaaatttacttaaaacatcagtagatattaagtcttatatgttaaaaaatagttttaatccatactatgcgtttaaaacgcgtaaaaagtcggttttaagcgattttcaggttatatatggaaagctgagatttttatcagtccagaaggcttaaaatattttatttaacatataaaatcagtatcaaaaggtttggtatcaaaatgttatgtaaaactcattttattagcaaaaaggatataaccgacaattaccgaatcaaagcaataaccctatgttatgatcagtttaaaaataaataaaaatcctcaaaaatcccaaaatattatattacatcagtgggtaaaaggtttggtgtcaaaattcgggtttaaataggctttatgctaaatatgccgtttaattaataaaaagctttcaaattacgatattgagcataactcctaatttagacctcaaactgatatcaaattttaaggacgagtttataaatcagtaataaaggtttttgtcctctcacattttcaaaaatatcgttttaatgtcaaaagggcataatggtcaacatttaagccaTTAACgaaaacatgcaaatgaatcggataatTAAGGAACCATatagtataacctcagagggttttactaacttataatatggtcctaaaggaactTTAAGGCATAtttaaactaagctaaatcgggccagaactgaaagtcaaagcaaaagtcttcttttgcgactttcggttccgaaccgagcctaaactcagaatcgtcgggttgaacatgcttagacatgttcttagattaattaccaagttattttagtgttaaaataggttccatagcttctacattgctaattatgaatttatttgcaaaatagttttctgttgactttttactattaagtttgacccgacaattgaccaagttagaatggaaatcagagggtgcccttttaaggacttattacccacataattaccaactcatagccacttttaattcgaaaaatgactggaccattagtgattaatcactaagtcaaagcttaattacgacggctttgacttttggtcattaagcTAATAAAATATGAACTAGAGAGGCTAAGATTGCTTACAAAGACCCTTAGCACGAATTAGGAGCTTGTGGAATCTTGCTTGAAGTCCAAAGAGCTCCAGATAATGTGTTTGAATATTTTTTTGCAAGTGAAAGTGAACTAGTGCAACAAACAAGAGCTTATATAGCCAAAATCAATCCTCAAGATCACTCCACACAAGTCTACACATGTTTcctgatcatcccaggtgtcctctatgcatgaaataccattggtGCAGCCCTTGAATTCGAAAACCATGCATCTAAAGCGGTggaacaggctgaacaggcaccTATCAACATTTTTGGGAGCTGGCAActtttaggcggcccgcgtaagatataggacagtcttacgcggcccgcgtagaccttCAAAACCGGGAAAAATGTTTCCAGCTTTGCACtttcagtccctggtccattTTAACTTTGTTTTACTTTCATTTATTGCATTTTGGACCCCCATAGTTAACTTTTAAGAACCTTGGGTCATTCACtaactccgttaagctcccgGTTAGTCGTATAATCACCCGAAAAGTCTTGTTTACTCCGAAACTCCATAAATTTAATATCTAATATTCTTGTGGACGGAATATTAATTTATTTACAATGTTTTTGGGTTCgttaaaggtcactcagaggtaactttaacatgttgacacttttaacccctatgcTTTACAAGATCCTTATTTTTAACACAAACGACTTCCAATGTTCGATAAATTATTCTTTAAAGGATACGAACATCGTGTGgggtcaatcagaggcacaagaatggcatgttgacactttggatccctttattcacatatttacattgtttgacAACTTCAGTCCCTCAGAAATAATTCTTTACatgtttaaagtccatgacacgtgtcttcattATATTGGTCGTGTTTTTGCGAGATGTTACAGGCAGCTCGGCTCAGGAAAGATGCGGAGAAAGATGCGGCTTTTGAGAGACGTTTTCAACAGGTTTTGGTGGCTGAACCTAGTGCTCTTGTTGTCACTCCTCAACTTTCAAGCCGATACATAACGGGTATGATTCATTCGTTGGTTGATTGAATTAGAGGTTTAGACATTATCTAGTAGTGATGATACTTACAATTTATGTGGAAAATTTGTATGCAGCACGTTTCTTGCCGGATAAGGCTATTGACCTTGTAGATGAAGCATGTGCAAATGTGTGGGTGCAACTAGATAGTCAACCGGAAGAAATTGATAATCTTGGAAGGAAGCGGATGCAGTTGGAAGTTGAGCTTCATGCTTTAGAGAAAGAAAAGGATAAAGCAAGCAAAGCTCGTCTTGTTGAAGTAAGTTTATGAAGTAGATAATTAAGATTGATATTTCGGTTAATTTTAAGTTACAGTATGCTAATGTACTTAACTGGTTGCTTTTTTCAGGTGAGAAAAGAACTTGATGACTTGAGAGACAAACTTCAACCACTAATGATGAAATATAAGAAGGAAAAAGAACGTATTGGCGAAATTCGAAGGCTGAAACAGAAAAGGGAAGAGCTTTTGGTGGCCCTACAAGAAGCAGAAAGAAGATATGATTTAGCAAGAGCTCCAGACTTGAAATATGGAGCGGTTCAAGAGGTGGAGACCGCGATAGCAAAACTCGAAGGGACGACAGATGAAAATGTAATGCTGACAGCAACGGTGGGACCGGACCAGATGCTGAGGTGGTGAGCCGGTGGACTGGTATACCTGTGAAGAGGATGAAGATTGAGGAGATCGATGACAACGATGAAATGGATGAATAACTGAAAAGCAAAGATGGTTAGAGTCTGAAGGCATTCTGTTGATTCTGTGTACTTCTTGTATGTTAGATTAGAGGCTTGTCTGTGTATTACAAGTTGCTTGGTTTACTACTGTTTGTTTCAATGAGTGGAAATTAGTAAACCTTTTTCTTTATACCAATTATGTTAATCTAAAAGGTAAGTCTTGTGTTATTTTGATTCATTACATAAACAAATAAGCATGTGACCAAGATAAAGAAAAAAAGTATCAAATGAAGCTTACCAAAAACAGCAATCCAACTAGATTATTTTACTCAATTATACACTCAATCAGTACAGAATTGTACTCATTAAATAGAAGGTGAACAAACAAAATTACAATAAAACCACCCACACAATAAGTAAGAATTACTCAACAaacaaaagtctactaaaaaggCTCAAGTTGATTTGTTTTTTGACTCCTTTCATGCTCCTCGTCATGGTTCAATAACAAGCAGAGGCTGCATGCAAGAATGGTCGTTTAATTACCAACACAAAAGATATTACCGTTAGACGCAGAAAGAAAGATTAATTGAAAGAAGAAATATACCGTATCCAGGCTAACAGGTTTTCCATCCTCAGCAAGAATATCAACTATTGTTCCAAATTGATCAGCCTAAAAGATGACGGAAATAGCTtagtaaaataaaaacaaatgctATATTTTCCAAGATAATTTTAACATTTGTCTATGTCAGGGAACATTGTGGAATGAAGATCAAGTGCGGTGTGATGCATACGATTGTTTATTTATGAATGGGCGTAAGGCAAGAAGATTCAAATAGATATCGTGAGGGCATGGGGTGCAAAgcattttttccaaaaaaaaatgttATCAAGGCAAAGCATTATTTAGTAGAAATAAACATGCACGTGAACTCGTGAAGTACGGTTGATAATATATTAACAATTTTCAATCCGGCAACTTGATCTTTCAACTCTGATGAAAGATCAAAATCAATAAATGGAAACAAAATATAAATCTATTACAAGCAGAAAAGTGTAACATCAACAGCCTTACGCTTATATATAGTCATTATCACTGACAACTTAGATAAAAATGAAAATAGAAAGCACCACATAATATTGAAATCAGAAGAAGCTGAGTGCTACAGAATAGTTGGTCAAAGTCCTAGCTTAAAGCAAGATTAATAATAATGATTATGAACTTATGAAGATGATGATAGAAGAAAGTCAATAACAACATTTATATCTAGATTAAGGTTGGAACTTAAATACTGATTAAAGACTCATATCTGAAAGCTGGGCTTTGAGACAAAGTTCCTTGAGGTGAAGTGGCATTAGGAGGCCAGTAGGCAAAAGTTGAGCTTTGAGACCAAGTTCCTTGAGATGGAACATTCTGATAGAAATTTTGAGAAGAAGATCTACCCCTTCCCCATGATTTGTGCCCCCTGCCTCTTCCGCGCGAGCGGCCGCGACCACGGTGTCGGTCACTGGAAGAATCTTGACGGTAGTCGCCGCCGGCAGCTTTAGTGGTGGTGATGTTGAGCGTCGTTCCGGCTGTTTTAGCGGCATGGAGGGCTTGTTCTTTCTTGCGGCTTTCAACTAGAACAAGCTGAGATCGAGCAGTGTAGAAGGAGGGAAGCGGGTCTTGGTGCTGAAGTATGGTGGCGATACCCTCGTATTGCTCATTGAGACCTGAAATCAGTTGAAGAACCAAGCTGACATCATCAACCGGAGCGCCTACGTTGGAGAGCTGATCTGCGAGAACCTTAAGAGCCTGACAATAAGCCGAGATGTTAGGATAGTCATCAAGGCGTGTGTTGGAAAAACTATGACGGAGCTGAATGGCACGGGAACTTTTGTTGTCATGGAAGATACTTTCAAGGGTTGTCCAAGCTTCATAAGCAGTGGAATTTGGTTTAAGAATTGTGTGCAGCAGATCGTTAGAAATCGTGCCATATATCCACTAGAGCACAATAGCGTCTAAACGCTCTCAAGATTCTTCGGTGGGCGGTTATATTAGAAACATACACAGTCATAATCAGAATTGTGAGTTATGTGATTTGGAGGTTGCGACTACAAATCAATTGTTCACCTCGTGTTTGGTTGCAACATATCAGCTCATGGTATCGGGTGCCACAGATTTATGCTTTTTCGTTTAATGATTTGTTGAAGTTACataattacataaatttttggggcTTGGTGGAGCCGGCTAAAAAGCTTTTCATGGTATTATCATTGTGGCGTGTTGGTGTTTGTGGAAAGCTAGAAATGGTAAAAGATTCTCTAATACGATGGTGAAAGTTGAAGACAACATTGTTGAGATGAAATCGCTTGGGttcttttggtttaaaaatataACTAGGCTAAATTCCTTTTCTTGGGCAAATTGGTGTAAATTTATTTTGATGTAGTTGTTGTTTGTTGTTGTTTGTGTAATTTGTCTCGACTTTTAGATGGGACGGTGTTGTAAATGAAAATTGTCTttcgaaataaataaataaattagttATTTAAAACTATATATAGTGATAAAAGAAACCAATATGTCAAACAAATATGGTACCGGAAAGATACAAGGTCAAATAGGGGCAACGATAAGTAACCACCAATATTATTGAATGAGCCATGGCGTAGCTACTCACAGCTGATTGATTGTATAATAGGAGTAAATTTGTCAAAGTGAGGCTTCTTTTAAATAATTATTAATGTCAAGTTGATATAAAAAATTGTTTTCCACTAACTAGTAAacattttggtttggtttgacGACTTTTAGTAGGTACATCATAGTGCTTAGGTGCTTTATTCATGTTATTAAAATTAAGTTAGAACCAATATTTATTTAGA is from Helianthus annuus cultivar XRQ/B chromosome 9, HanXRQr2.0-SUNRISE, whole genome shotgun sequence and encodes:
- the LOC110876848 gene encoding chaperone protein ClpB1, with protein sequence MLQAARLRKDAEKDAAFERRFQQVLVAEPSALVVTPQLSSRYITARFLPDKAIDLVDEACANVWVQLDSQPEEIDNLGRKRMQLEVELHALEKEKDKASKARLVEVRKELDDLRDKLQPLMMKYKKEKERIGEIRRLKQKREELLVALQEAERRYDLARAPDLKYGAVQEVETAIAKLEGTTDENVMLTATVGPDQMLRW
- the LOC110876847 gene encoding uncharacterized protein LOC110876847, translating into MWEKTKAMRGTLGDSLRGPKLPSGEWIYGTISNDLLHTILKPNSTAYEAWTTLESIFHDNKSSRAIQLRHSFSNTRLDDYPNISAYCQALKVLADQLSNVGAPVDDVSLVLQLISGLNEQYEGIATILQHQDPLPSFYTARSQLVLVESRKKEQALHAAKTAGTTLNITTTKAAGGDYRQDSSSDRHRGRGRSRGRGRGHKSWGRGRSSSQNFYQNVPSQGTWSQSSTFAYWPPNATSPQGTLSQSPAFRYESLISI